A single genomic interval of Lathyrus oleraceus cultivar Zhongwan6 chromosome 7, CAAS_Psat_ZW6_1.0, whole genome shotgun sequence harbors:
- the LOC127108155 gene encoding uncharacterized protein LOC127108155 isoform X2, which produces MGTRRRRSEEEENSSSSDSEHGSITKTTISEGDTVVVSSSSSHYEHIREQRIKENAERMQKLGLLNLALKLKKTPTPRTYVRKIASPTTQPERRSSRIMTLPPVDYCLTVPRSMPRSMRQHNSSSKGKREVRIYIAEGTKPEVYTEEHEKLLGDCETDWELYVDGYDEDGDRIYDPTKGDKCHQCRLITVSQTTSCNKCELPQGMICGDCLYTRYGENVTEADFNLKWTCPACREICNCTICRRRNGWMPTGNIYDKVRKLGFKSVAHYLIKTRRLEKNTEGSDSEIVAQETPEASPDSTLIRSVRTRRASRS; this is translated from the exons ATGGGAACTCGTAGAAGGAGAAGCGAAGAAGAAGAAAATTCATCGTCTTCTGACAGTGAACATGGCTCCATCACCAAAACGACGATATCAGAAGGCGACACTGTTGTCGTTTCGTCATCTTCATCGCATTACGAACATATTCGAGAACAAAGGATCAAAGAGAACGCTGAGAGAATGCAAAAGCTTGGATTATTGAACCTTGCTCTGAAGCTCAAGAAAACACCAACACCACGCACCTACGTCAGGAAAATCGCGTCGCCGACTACTCAACCAGAAAGACGTTCTTCTAG AATAATGACTCTGCCACCGGTTGACTATTGTTTGACGGTCCCTAGATCGATGCCTAGATCGATGCGTCAACATAATTCATCGAGTAAGGGAAAGAGGGAAGTGAGGATTTATATAGCAGAAGGTACAAAGCCTGAAGTTTATACTGAAGAGCATGAGAAGCTTCTGGGAGATTGTGAGACTGATTGGGAATTGTATGTGGATGGATATGATGAGGATGGGGACCGTATATATGATCCAACCAAGGGAGATAAATGCCATCAATGCAG GCTCATAACTGTTAGTCAGACGACCAGTTGCAACAAATGTGAATTGCCCCAGGGGATGATTTGTGGAGATTGCTTATACACAAG ATATGGAGAAAATGTGACAGAAGCTGATTTCAATCTCAAGTGGACTTGCCCTGCTTGTCGGGAAATTTGCAATTGTACTATTTGTCGTAGGAGAAATGGTTGGATGCCTACTGGCAATATATACGATAAG GTGAGAAAATTGGGTTTCAAATCTGTTGCTCATTATTTGATTAAGACCCGTCGCCTTGAGAAAAACACGGAAGGCTCGGATTCTGAAATTGTTGCCCAGGAAACACCAGAGGCCTCTCCAGATTCAACACTAATTAGATCAGTTCGGACAAGAAGGGCTTCTAGAAGTTAA
- the LOC127108155 gene encoding uncharacterized protein LOC127108155 isoform X1 codes for MSQTQSVKMGTRRRRSEEEENSSSSDSEHGSITKTTISEGDTVVVSSSSSHYEHIREQRIKENAERMQKLGLLNLALKLKKTPTPRTYVRKIASPTTQPERRSSRIMTLPPVDYCLTVPRSMPRSMRQHNSSSKGKREVRIYIAEGTKPEVYTEEHEKLLGDCETDWELYVDGYDEDGDRIYDPTKGDKCHQCRLITVSQTTSCNKCELPQGMICGDCLYTRYGENVTEADFNLKWTCPACREICNCTICRRRNGWMPTGNIYDKVRKLGFKSVAHYLIKTRRLEKNTEGSDSEIVAQETPEASPDSTLIRSVRTRRASRS; via the exons ATGTCACAAACACAGAGTGTGAAAATGGGAACTCGTAGAAGGAGAAGCGAAGAAGAAGAAAATTCATCGTCTTCTGACAGTGAACATGGCTCCATCACCAAAACGACGATATCAGAAGGCGACACTGTTGTCGTTTCGTCATCTTCATCGCATTACGAACATATTCGAGAACAAAGGATCAAAGAGAACGCTGAGAGAATGCAAAAGCTTGGATTATTGAACCTTGCTCTGAAGCTCAAGAAAACACCAACACCACGCACCTACGTCAGGAAAATCGCGTCGCCGACTACTCAACCAGAAAGACGTTCTTCTAG AATAATGACTCTGCCACCGGTTGACTATTGTTTGACGGTCCCTAGATCGATGCCTAGATCGATGCGTCAACATAATTCATCGAGTAAGGGAAAGAGGGAAGTGAGGATTTATATAGCAGAAGGTACAAAGCCTGAAGTTTATACTGAAGAGCATGAGAAGCTTCTGGGAGATTGTGAGACTGATTGGGAATTGTATGTGGATGGATATGATGAGGATGGGGACCGTATATATGATCCAACCAAGGGAGATAAATGCCATCAATGCAG GCTCATAACTGTTAGTCAGACGACCAGTTGCAACAAATGTGAATTGCCCCAGGGGATGATTTGTGGAGATTGCTTATACACAAG ATATGGAGAAAATGTGACAGAAGCTGATTTCAATCTCAAGTGGACTTGCCCTGCTTGTCGGGAAATTTGCAATTGTACTATTTGTCGTAGGAGAAATGGTTGGATGCCTACTGGCAATATATACGATAAG GTGAGAAAATTGGGTTTCAAATCTGTTGCTCATTATTTGATTAAGACCCGTCGCCTTGAGAAAAACACGGAAGGCTCGGATTCTGAAATTGTTGCCCAGGAAACACCAGAGGCCTCTCCAGATTCAACACTAATTAGATCAGTTCGGACAAGAAGGGCTTCTAGAAGTTAA